The Undibacter mobilis genome segment ACGACGTTACTTGACGGTTCCGGTCGCGCCCACGCCTGCAGCGCCGCTGCCGGTCGTGGTGCCTTGTTTTTTCTTGGCGGCGGCATTGCCCGACGCATCAGCGCCGACATTGGCCTTGGTGCCGCCGACAGTGGCGCCGGCGCCGGTCGAGGTTCCGAGCGAACCGGAACCCTTGGTCCCGGTGACGGCCGCGCCACCCGATGTTGATGTCCCGGCGTTAACGCCGACCTGGGCGAAAGCGGTCGCGGTGGTCAGCGCAAAGGCGCCGGCCAGCAGTGCGGTGCTCAACTTCTTCATGGTTCCTCCTCGAATGAATTATTCACGGACGCGAAGGCGTCACGGTAATAACCACGGAAGGAGGCAGGCCGTTCCGTCTTGAATGACGGAACTATTCGTCGGTCTCGGTGCGCGGCTTGCGCCGGTAACGGCGGATCTTCTTGCGCACCTTTTCGAGGATGGACTTGGCTTTCGGCTTCTCGGCCTGCGTCGCCGCGCCATTGGCCGGCGCGGTCTTGTCGGCAGCCACCAGCGACGGATTGAGGATCACCGGAGGCTTGGCCGGCACCGGTGGCAACGGGTCGCCTTCTTTCAGTTCGGTGCCGCGGCCGCGGATCATTTTCTCGTAGGACAGCACCAGCGACATATAGGGATTGACCCAGACCCAGCCGGATTTGGTCACCACCTGCATGTTGAAATGCAGATGATAGGACGTGCCGCTCTCGTAGTCGCCCCAGGTTGCAACCTTGCCGATGATTTCGCCTTCGCTGACCTGTCGCCCGGTGAGCAGGCCCTCCGCATCCATGTAATCCGGGTTCATGTGCAGATAGCGCAAGCGCACGAACTCGTTGGCGTTGTTGAGCACCAGGTAGGCCGCGAGGTTGCCCTTGAGCCGCCAGATCAGGCCGTCGCGCGCCGCTGCGATGGTGTGGTGATAAGGTTCGCAGCGGTCCGAGCCTTCGTTGGTCATCACGCAATTGGACGGGCGGATGTCCTGGCCCTGATGGCCGCGGCCGCCGGCGCACTGGCCGACCTGAAAGTCGCGATATTCGCAGAAGTTGTCGCGCCAAGGATAATTGAAGTTCACCGGGGCCGATTCATTGAAGGTCAGCGGCAGGCCGTTGACCTTGCAGCTATAGGGCGCGTCCTTGCGGCCGATGCGCCCGGTGTGGCCGGTGCGATAGCAATCGCCCCATGGCATGAAGCTTTGCGACTTCACATAGGCCGGTGCATTGGCGATGGGAAAACGCATGATCGCATAGACGTGATAATCGGCGGTGCCGGGCTCTTTCTTGTAGCCGGAGCCGGGAATGAGATCGCCGGGCGCGTAATAGGTGAAGTCGGACTTCGCTTCCGGTCGCGTCAGGTCGAGCTTGGGCTCTTTGATCTTTTGCGGCGTGCCGCCGGCAATCTGCAGCCGCTTGAGAAACGCTTCGGCGATCGGGTCGGCTTCGCGGCACGACAGGAATTTCGACGACGGCCGCCGGTCGTAGCACTGGATCGACAGGATATAGGGAACGCCGTAACGCTCGAAGGCGTAGCGCACATGCGCTTCGTGCAGCAGGCGTTTGATGCCGGGAAACTGCGCGACGAGGTCCTTGTCCTTCGGCGTGAACACTTCCTCGTGGCTGGGGCCGTCGAGATTGTAGGTGAAGGCCGCGCCGGTGAATTCGATCTCGACCGGCTTCTTCTTGTAGCTGACCTTGAACGGTCCGCCGCCGATGTCGAGCAGATAGGTGCCGCTGTAACCGGCCGGCCCGGGCAGGAAATACTGTGTTGGATGAAACGGACCGAAATACTTGTCGGAAGTCTTCGCCTCCGTCTTGTCGCCATCGGCCTTCAAGGCGGCAAGGTCGATCGGCAGCAGCACCGGCACGCTGCTCTTGGCGATGCCGGGCAGGCGCTTTTCGGTGATGGCGTTGAGTCGCGCGAATTGTTCGGCGGGCGTGCCGTCGCCCAAATCCTTGATCGTCTCCTTCAGCGCCGCTGCAGCGGCGGGCCAGTCCACCGGACTGATCGTGACCTTGGGCGCCAGCATTTCCGAGGCGGAAGCCATGCCGAGCGAGATCAAGGTCAGAAGCGCAGCGCCGACAAGAACCGGAGACTTCAAGCCACGCCCCTTGATTTCTGCATGTGGAGCCGGGCGGGGCGCCACGCCCCGCCGCAACTCGTCAATGATCAGTCCTTGGCACGCTCGACATAGGCGCCGTCGGCGGTCATCACCACGACGCGGGTGCCCGGCACGATGTGGGTCGGCACCATGGTTCGCACGCCGTTCGACAGGATGGCGGGCTTGAACGAGCCCGACGCAGTCTGGCCCTTCACCACCGGCTCGGTCTCGGTGATTTCCAGCGTCACCTTCTGCGGGATTTCGATCGAGATCGCGACGCCCTCGTGAATCGAGAGGTTCACCTTCATGCCTTCCTGCAGATAGGGCGCGGCATCGCCAACGACGTCGGCCTGCATCTGGACCTGCTCGTAGTTTTCATCGTTCATGAAATGGAAGCCCTCGGCGTCCTGATAGAGGTAGGAATACTCCACCTCTTCGACGTGGGCGCGCTCGACCGGGTCGGTGGTCTTGTAGCGCATCTGGGTCTTCACGCCGTCCGAAATCCGGCGCATATCGATCTGGGTGGTGGGCGTGCCCTTGCCGGGGTGGAAGCTTTCGGCATGCAGGACGACGCAGAGCTTGCCGTCGAGATCGACGATATTGCCCTTACGGATTTGGCTGGCGATGACCTTCACGATGACGATCCTTGAAAAAGAGACGGTCCCGGCAAACGGGGCCGGATTCGGGGGGCACCATAGCGATCTTCCCGTCCATTTCCAGCCTTTCCGGACCGGGGGCCGGGCTCTGTAAATGGCTGGAAATCAGCCCAATTTCTGGTTGCCGGGGCGGCACGCAGCGCGCCGGCCTTATCTATTGGCCCGCGGGCAGGTGATGGCCGCGCTCCGGGCCTGGTTCGCCGGGGCCGGCTTTCTCGAGGTCGAAACCGCTGTCCTGCAGGTGTCCCCGGGCAACGAGACCCATCTGCACGCCTTTTCGACCGGCCTGATCGGGCCGGATACGGTGGTGCGGCCGCGGTATTTGCGGACCTCTCCGGAATTTGCCTGCAAGAAGCTGCTCGCCGCAGGCGAAACACGGATCGTCGATTTCGCCCGGGTGTTCCGCAACCGGGAGCGCGGCGCGCTGCACCACCCCGAATTCACGATGATCGAATGGTACCGCGCCAATGAGCCTTACGAGGCGCTGATGGACGATTGCGCCGCGCTCATCGCCGTGGCGGCCCGCGCCACTGGCAGGGCGCGCTTTGCCTATCGCGGGCGCGAGATCGACCCCTTCGCCGCACCGCAGCGGCTCACGGTGGCCGAGGCCTTTGCGCATTATGCCGGGATCGACCTGCTCGGCACGATCCATAAAGGCGAGGGCGATCGTGACCGTCTGGCGCGCGAAGCGGCGCAGGCCGGCATCGCCTATGGCAGCGACGACGACTGGGGCGACATCTTCAGCCGCATTCTGGTCGAGAAGATCGAGCCGCACCTCGGCAATGAACGGGCCACAATTCTTTATGAGTATCCTTTGCCGCAGGCGGCGCTGGCGCGGGCCAAACCTTCAACTGGATTGCCCGGAGGTGATAAAGTCGCCGAACGCTTCGAGATCTATGCCTGCGGCATCGAACTCGGCAATGCCTTCGCCGAACTGACCGATGCCGGCGAGCAGCGGCGGCGCTTCAATGCGGCGATGGACGAGAAGGAACGCATTCACGGCGAGCGTTACCCGATCGACGAGGATTTTCTCGACGCGCTCGCCACCATGCCGCCGGCTTCCGGCATCGCACTGGGTTTCGAACGGCTGGCGATGCTGGCCGCCGGCGCCGAGCATATCGAGCAGGTGATCTGGACACCCGTTCAGGAATAGATTGATTGCCATGAACAAACACATCAGGACTTTGCGCACGGCCGGCGAGATCGTTGACGAAGGTTTCGTCACGCCGGAAGAACGCGCCGTGTTGGAGAAAGTCGCCGCGCGCTACGCGGTGGCACTGCCGCCGGCGCTGGCCGCGCTGATCGACCGCGCCGATCCCAACGATCCGATTGCGCGCCAGTTCGTGCCCGATGCGGCGGAACTGGAGACGCGCCCTGAGGAACTGGCCGATCCGATCGGG includes the following:
- a CDS encoding peptidoglycan DD-metalloendopeptidase family protein; protein product: MKSPVLVGAALLTLISLGMASASEMLAPKVTISPVDWPAAAAALKETIKDLGDGTPAEQFARLNAITEKRLPGIAKSSVPVLLPIDLAALKADGDKTEAKTSDKYFGPFHPTQYFLPGPAGYSGTYLLDIGGGPFKVSYKKKPVEIEFTGAAFTYNLDGPSHEEVFTPKDKDLVAQFPGIKRLLHEAHVRYAFERYGVPYILSIQCYDRRPSSKFLSCREADPIAEAFLKRLQIAGGTPQKIKEPKLDLTRPEAKSDFTYYAPGDLIPGSGYKKEPGTADYHVYAIMRFPIANAPAYVKSQSFMPWGDCYRTGHTGRIGRKDAPYSCKVNGLPLTFNESAPVNFNYPWRDNFCEYRDFQVGQCAGGRGHQGQDIRPSNCVMTNEGSDRCEPYHHTIAAARDGLIWRLKGNLAAYLVLNNANEFVRLRYLHMNPDYMDAEGLLTGRQVSEGEIIGKVATWGDYESGTSYHLHFNMQVVTKSGWVWVNPYMSLVLSYEKMIRGRGTELKEGDPLPPVPAKPPVILNPSLVAADKTAPANGAATQAEKPKAKSILEKVRKKIRRYRRKPRTETDE
- the efp gene encoding elongation factor P, which produces MVKVIASQIRKGNIVDLDGKLCVVLHAESFHPGKGTPTTQIDMRRISDGVKTQMRYKTTDPVERAHVEEVEYSYLYQDAEGFHFMNDENYEQVQMQADVVGDAAPYLQEGMKVNLSIHEGVAISIEIPQKVTLEITETEPVVKGQTASGSFKPAILSNGVRTMVPTHIVPGTRVVVMTADGAYVERAKD
- the epmA gene encoding EF-P lysine aminoacylase EpmA: MAGNQPNFWLPGRHAARRPYLLARGQVMAALRAWFAGAGFLEVETAVLQVSPGNETHLHAFSTGLIGPDTVVRPRYLRTSPEFACKKLLAAGETRIVDFARVFRNRERGALHHPEFTMIEWYRANEPYEALMDDCAALIAVAARATGRARFAYRGREIDPFAAPQRLTVAEAFAHYAGIDLLGTIHKGEGDRDRLAREAAQAGIAYGSDDDWGDIFSRILVEKIEPHLGNERATILYEYPLPQAALARAKPSTGLPGGDKVAERFEIYACGIELGNAFAELTDAGEQRRRFNAAMDEKERIHGERYPIDEDFLDALATMPPASGIALGFERLAMLAAGAEHIEQVIWTPVQE